In a genomic window of Xenopus laevis strain J_2021 chromosome 5S, Xenopus_laevis_v10.1, whole genome shotgun sequence:
- the LOC108718318 gene encoding vomeronasal type-2 receptor 26 → MLFFPFTTDAQNCMKCSKYEKSNSGRNSCIPRNLNYLSYEDQLGATLSFISIILSIMCAVILGIFRKYRQTPIVRANNQYLSCLLLISLMLCFLSSLLFIGRPTQICCILQQVIFGIVFTISLSSLLAKTLTVIIAFNVTKPGSKLKKYIGTQLSIILIIVCSLGETVISAVWLASNPPFAEADTLSDPDYIFLFCNEGSGILFFCIIGYMGTLALLSFIAAFLAKDFPDRFNEAKNITFSMLVFCSVWVTFVPAYLSSKGSRMVAVEIFAILSSSAGLLGCIFIPKCYIIFLKPELNTKDPIVRK, encoded by the coding sequence atgttattttttccttttactaCAGATGCTCAAAATTGCATGAAATGCTCTAAATATGAAAAGTCAAATTCTGGAAGAAACAGCTGCATTCCAAGGAATTTAAATTACCTTTCCTATGAAGATCAACTGGGCGCTACTTTATCCTTCATCTCCATAATATTATCCATCATGTGTGCTGTAATCCTGGGAATCTTTAGAAAGTATCGTCAGACTCCtatagtgagagccaacaaccAATATCTCAGTTGTCTCCTCCTCATCTCTCTCATGTTGTGTTTCCTttcctctttattatttattgggcGCCCCACACAGatatgttgtatcctccaacaaGTGATCTTTGGGATTGTGTTTACTATTTCTCTTTCATCTTTGTTGGCTAAAACTCTCACAGTTATTATTGCCTTCAATGTCACAAAGCCTGGGAGCAAGCTGAAGAAGTATATAGGAACCCAACTGTCCATCATACTAATCATTGTATGTTCTTTAGGTGAGACTGTGATTTCTGCTGTGTGGTTGGCCTCCAATCCCCCATTTGCAGAGGCTGATACTCTTTCTGATCCAGACTATATATTTCTGTTCTGTAATGAGGGGTCTGGCATCCTTTTCTTCTGTATAATTGGTTATATGGGAACCTTGGCCCTACTGAGTTTCATTGCTGCATTTCTAGCCAAGGATTTCCCTGACCgatttaatgaggctaaaaacatcactttcagtatgttggtgttctgtagcgtgtgggtgacatttgtccctgcatacctgagcagtaaggggagtagaatggtggctgtggagatatttgccattttATCTTCCAGTGCTGGATTGTTAGGCTGTATATTCATTCCCAAATGTTATATCATTTTTCTAAAGCCTGAACTGAACACAAAAGACCCAATTGTTAGAAAATGA